In the genome of Chrysoperla carnea chromosome 5, inChrCarn1.1, whole genome shotgun sequence, the window ATTTTTCCAAACTTGAAATAGCTGTAATTCCAGAATAAGTTTTATACTTTGGCTCATTTTTACTCAAATCGAAGATGAAATTCGAGATGGAATTAtccaatttgtttttcaatcaattttatcgAGACTACTTTGAGGTATCAATTGTGCGGTTCcttgaaataaatgaataactgtcattattcatatttttaggtATCTCATCCTATTGTTGATACTAATGATACAAATATTTCATCGTCAGTTATGTGTCGCCTCTGTGGTGTTGCTGGACCGAATCGCTTTTCATTAATAGGATCGAGATCTGAAAGATTAAATTTACTTTGtcatttgaaacattatttaaatatcgaaGTAAGTTCCTTTAACTCAAAAGTAACTGTACAAATTTCTGCCTTAGAATAAGTTCGTTAAAAAACAGTCAAATTTCCAACTTTCCTCATTTGTACAACAGGAACATAATTCCTACATTACGAAAAGGAGAAGCAAGTGGTTTTGACTTgtttcaaataatgatttttatttaacttctttACTTAATCTTAACTTTAACTTaatcttaaattttgattttactgAATCGACTATGTCTAATACAATCTTAACCCATCGCATGATAAGCACGCtgcattttaaagtttttttaaaattatgaaataacttTGAACGTTAGAAGCTCATAATAAATGTAAtgcaaatttgaaatattctagtatttattcaaacaaatttctttaataaaataatctgaGACTACAATAATACTACGCGACCGAAATCTGGTAGTTGATTTCGAGTACAGCGTTGTCAAATCGAGCCAACGTTGTCAAACTAACTGTTGGTCCATCTATATTTTGTTAGTTGAACTATAActaattatgatttataaattattttacgtttTATTCTTGTTACGAAATGTGATCTACTTTGAGGTTTCGTTATCAAggtaattaatgtttttatttatgatttataaattatttctaaggaattattataattttaaaacgggattttttataaaataatttactttgattcacttgaaaaaaaagaaaaccttgGACACTTACATCAGATgtcatttaatttcattatattagtttttttaaatgataattaataaattgttataaacgcGCTTATAAACTGACACAATGTGCCAAcgctttacaaaaatttatattgcggCACATCGCTGAGACGCTACCAAATCTGTAGACGAAGggttaaataaaacatattataccaaaattgttaATATCTCACTTACTTTAAGGCAAAAGTGgtaattttttccgattttaataaatatttttttttaataaaaaatactattttagaTATTTGACGAAGAAAATTTGCCATTACATGTATGCCCATTGTGTTCACAaactataatttcattttataagttCCACGGTCGTGTTAAAACTGCTACGAATCGACTGCAAGCTGTAGTTAATGAAAGTACATTAAATCCACAGCGTAGTTGGGAGAGTGTACCTTGGTACGGAGATAATATTCTTGCAACAGCTACGGCAACAAATGATTATCTTACTAAGAAACATCTGcgaaaattagaagaaaataaaaaaggtatttcatttttatttttgaaacttaacGTATCTGTTTCATTAATAGGCACTTTTTATACAATTCTGATTAATGTATTCacgtataatgtttttaataatttttgtttgtttaatattaacacATATTCCCGTTCTTTatagttgtttataaaaaaggtattacatattagtttttaaaagtatgagTATAAAATAAACCTTGTACCCAAGCAGACCTTTTTCAGATAGTTTCCCAAAGTCTTGCCATTTTAACTCACGAAAACATTTACAATTGAGAATTATAAATCTATATACGAGAAGACTTTCTCCACGTCTGGATTTCTGTAATAGAACCTTTAAACTGTGGTTGCCCTACTGCTTgctgtattttaaaaatcttaaagtgaattcttttttaataggtaaaacaaaaaatacttcaaCAAAATTTGTCACAACTAACATAGAAAAACTGTTTGgtaataaaactaaaagtaaCGGAATAAAtcctgaattaattgttgaaccTGTTGAGGACGAAGATACTGAAAATGCAGATGATGATGTACATGATAGAGATTGGTTGTCCTCGGGATCTCCTTCATCAATCAAATCTACACCAAAATCGAAACAAGTTTCTAAAAAGTTCGATACATCTAAAAATCAAATCGAAACTATCACTATCAGCGATGCTGACGAACCTGtaaatccacaaaaaattataacaccAAAATTAGCTTTACAACCTGGTCAAATTCAAACAATACCACGTTTAGTTTTGGCAAAACCACCGGCCATGACTCCAAAACCAACAACTATAAACAACACAATTCCAATTTTAAATTCGCCTAGTACTGGAGATAATGCAAGTGgttcaaaaacttatttaattccCATTCAAAATTTAGTTAATGCGGGGATAACAGGATTAAATCAAGGATCTCCATTGAAATTCGCATTATCTGCTAATGGTCAACCAATTTTATTACAACCAGCTGGtgcaaatactataaaatttgtaccaaattcaaatatttcagatAAGAATCTTGCACCAAAACCATTAGCATCGATAAAAGGTATCACCAATAATACCATTATCACGTCACCGCCGGTTAATGTAAATCAGATACTTACCACAAGCAACACTTCAATTCCAATAAAAACTATATCACCTGTAGCAACGATTGTACCAAATGCATCGCCAAATATTCTAAAACCAAAGCCCGCCAGTACCATAGTTGTGAGTCAACCTAAAGTACAAGTCAAATCGCAACAATCGTTGAACTCTCCAAAAACTACAAGTATTTTGAGCACCACATCTACATCTTCAGCAACATTGATTACTCCATTAAAAAGTACAGTGACGAAAACTTCTTCGACTCCACAAATGCCTGTAACAAGGACATTAGTAAAAATCTCTACACCCGTCTCAAAAACCACTTCTACAACCTCTCTCACAAAAGCTACTCCTACTTCTACAAAATCCGTCTCTACTCCTACGAAACCCATTTCTATTCCTGTAAAACCTACTCTAAATACCACAAAACTCACCACTAATACTGCAAAACCAACTTTGACACCGCCAGCGAAAGGAAATCCTTTATTGCTTTCAGGAAAGACTTATGCGAACAAAGCCATTACAAGTACAACTCCAAAAACAATAGGATCTCCAATAACAACATCTTCGATTTCAAAAAGAAACTCCGATATGCCAGATTGTTTACCATTAGACCCGCATGAAGAGAGAAAATTAAATGAGGATTTCCAACCTCCCTCAAAAGATGATAAATACACATACGTTGTTCGAATGGATCGTAATATAGGCGAACAGCCTTACTTTATATTAACAGCaaatccaataaaattaaaatcacccGAATTAACTCAAAACAATGTTGGTATTATCTGTAAGGATGTATACAAAGCGGAAGTTGAAAAGAAGCGTGTACAAGATAGCGAAGGTAATTTCTCAAATATTGGTTTACATTGTTGGGCACAACATATTGTATGGTTATGGCAATTAAAATTACCGGGTAATGTGAGCATGTATGTAAAACAAAGTGCTGATAAAATCTTAGAATTTGGACAAAGAAAACGCATTGATTTCGCAAAGAAATGTTTTGAAGTATCCAAACAAATTTGTACGGAAGCGGCtattaaatcgaaaaatcaaACACCAGAAGCGAAAAAATCTGTAGTAATTGCATCTCCAACTCTACCAAAATTAATACCAAAAGATATACTGCCTAAATTAGTCCCAAAAGATGTGAATAAGACAAATTCAGCGCCaaaattattaccaaaaaaagaTAGTTCATCAAGTGCAGTTACATCACAACAGTTGGTTTTGATTCCAGCAACGGATATATCAAAAACTGGTAATTCGACGGTTACGTACGTAATAAGTTCAAATTCGAATGTGAAATtacagaatatttcaaaatcttcgaatccacaaaatattttaagtaatgtaaaattaatatcatcaaCGAGTGCAAAACCTATTTCTAGTAGCAAACAACAGCCAAAATCTTCAAGCAATGTATCTGATATATTACAAAATGTGACTATTTTAAATGCGGGAAATTATGAACCAGGCAATGACCAGACGATGGATGATATTATTGAAACTGTTGAAGTTTCAACTGCTGATACAACTGATACAGATGATGCGAATAAAAAGGCAGATGAAACAAATAAAGTACAATTAGTATATACAGACGAGGATAAAGAAGGGGACGGAATGTTTGATATGGAATGTGTTAGTGAGGACGAAGATCATGATACTTCTAATAATGATACAGCCGATGATATATTAAAACAAGCAACTATGGATGCATTAGGTGCTGAAGGAATTATTGAAAGCGATGATATAACCAAGGTACAAATGGAAGGAATTATTGAAAGCGATGATACAACCAATATACAAATTGAAACTATTGAAACACTTGATTTTGATCCGTCTACATCGGAAATGGTAAATATACTTTAATTCATTTGATTGAGGATTCATATACAGGTTTTGTTAGGTTAGTTTCTGTTGAAATCTTAGCTGACTTTCACTCGGATCTTCAGATGTCTACTTCCGTTACATCTTCGAGTCAAAAAAGACGTCGCCTCAATATTTCAGAGCGTTCTTCTCCATTACATAACGTAAAATGTGATTACTGCTATGTTTATCTATATTAGGTTCTTCTTTAGGATTCAGTAGTCACAAGTTTGGGGATACGATACAATAATCTCAATTTGCCTTTTCTTTTTCTGTATGATTTTCTCGCCGGTTTCTTTAGGCACATTTCGAGGgctgaaaattcaatatgggcAGATCTTTAACTTTTGACCATCCGAATAAATTATGGAACATCCTCGAGTATTTTGTTACGATACAAGTTTAAGACAATCTGATCCAGCACTTGTCCATgaatattcttgtttttttccCCTTACAccagttattcatttttttgttgtgCTTTCTTATCACACGTTATCACAACatgtaagtatttaaaaaatacttacatgTTGTGTTCTAGTCTGTGTCtccataatataaatttgaactTGCCTAAACTTGGGCAGGAAATGTTGCtgaattttgacaaaataagcaatagacctttttcacatttttttttcttttttttaaatgactgtaaatatcttgataaatgggctaatgtttacccacgaaggcgttaattaggtgcaaattttatagtatgtattaatataggaatatcagttgtgtgtgtgtctatttaaaagtgaatatcttttgttatttacttgacgtcaaaaaaacaaacgattgcgcatcaacactgtctatacattcttgtatgtgttatgtgataaagaaatcaacactgactatgcatggtatttcaacaattaactcagtcaattgtttgttttcacttgtttgtactAAGTTTGATTCACTTGGTGTTTGAAAtcaatatacatagtataaaacaaagtcgctttctctgtccctatgtccctttgtatgcttaaatctttgaaactacgcaacggattttgatgcggttttttaatagatagagtgattcaagaggaaggtttttatgtataatacatccatattatagtagagtaatgggttgaaagggatatgcttcaaaaactaaaaaagttgtgcatcgtttaagctcaaatattgacacgatatacaaccagcttcgaagatctattgtttttaactacttttaaccttcggagggtagaaaggtgtagcgagaaagtgagaaggaattatcgaatatttacaaatatacctaagtggggtatcaaataaaagagcatgacgtgtacattacaaaactgttatcccacgcaaggaaatgtggagggaggggtgcaagcggggatgttgcccagcaaagcgggtagttcacagctagtatgtgataaaatattttctacattctatatgattttatttttcaacatggtTCGATTTCAATGTAGGCCTAGAAGTAATTTTGATAtggaacaaatattatattgattgGAAATTGGTGataaacattgaatttttataaggaaaataagtgttttttatttaaagtttgttCCTTCTGTTTAAGtgataaaaagttataattaaacatgtactataaatatatttatcaattaatttgcgtttgtttttaagtacataatttgttttaacaattaattttaaaatgttttatttcagatttaagacatttgattaaaatttattcatgttaaataaaattaataatttcttttgtataaGATACAATGGAATGCATATTCaatgtatataaattgttttgatttttttctgtataattttgatgttataataataattatgtatagcCTTATCgaaaatttggtttcatttagTTTAGAGAATGGTGTTTGCGTATAGCAGATAAATGCAAGAGTCAATTGGACTAGTTGAATAGTTCTCAAGATACTATCGAAAACCTctcaaaaataaagaactttggGCGAATCATAAAACATACTcaaccaatcgttaaatgaacccgtgttattaatccaaaaaatacattatttagatagatgaaaaaatacattattttagaaaaatacatGATTTCGATGATGATTTGAGTTATCGactaaaatatcataaaaagggcgatttgattgttttaattttttttttttaaataattttgacgttataataataaaagtattgaCGTATCgaaaatttggtttcatttagTTTAGCGAATAGCTTTTGTATGGCAGATAAATAGGAAGTGTCAATTGGACTAAATGAATAGTTCTCAAGATACCACTAAAAGCctctcaaaaataaataactggacgaaactctaaaaaatactcgacctattgttaaattttgggttaaataaaactattaaactaAAAAGTGCATATAATTGAGTTAATTAGATTATTGGATGGATAATTATCgtctaaaatttcataaaaagggAATCGATTGCAGGTAATTACttagaaaatactttgttaaTAGTCCAATgatctgattttaaataaaatatttttcggttTTAATTACTCCAGCACAAAAATTGAGCACATTTAAcgattacataaatatttcactAGATATTTCTCCAAAATGTAGAGCCTCAGACACCCAatgaatccaatttttatatttcttgggCCAAAATTATTCTATATACAGAGTCttatcaaatacaaattaattctgaaatttttttgatgatttttcaaAGGGTACCATCCCtcgaggaaattaaaaaaaaaaacgagacatattttgtaatcaattttgataaatctccATACATAAGGTTTTTGAGATCCGCCCAAAAACTTATTTCTTGATTCGATTcggaaaatcataaatttttagggaaatgtatttaaataattaaaatataacactaattgtaaaatttattttataacattaggaaacataaattacaattatctataatacttaaatatcatataaaaaacgAACGTAAGCAATAAAATACTAATAGTAACAAGTAAAATGAGCTTCCAAAGTATCTTGAAGATGCCGAAGATTTCAAGTCATTAAAAGGCGAATCCAGTCTTGCGGCATATGCCATTACTCGTGCAATGTACGGTTGTTCGTGCAAAGAATGGAATAAATGTGACATTGGGcctgtaacaaaaattttattgaaaaatttatacatcCAAGCAATAGCTGTGGTATTTTATGTACATGTAGGAAGACGGAGATACTTTCTTCATTGTTGCAAGTATTCTTAatcaattgattatttaaacattGTTCATGAAACAagaattggaaaaataattttaattttcaattgctAACAGATCagtgtagatctgttcatatcGTATGAACAGGTTAATCAATAtagtaactacaccgatctgttagccAATTGAAATTGGTctcagaagaaaaataatttgattatgaaaataatgatataggtTTGTCCGCAAAAAaccgttataaaaataaattcattaaaattaatttaaatataaatatgaacacttttcgatagacaagTTATCATAGCcgtgtttatcaatcaataaaatttcgtaaaaaatatgttttatctgATTATCAGATGGTTGAAGGTCGTTCTAATGCTGTCTCCTGTACTAATAGGCTTCAGTATGAATGAAGTAGAAACTTCAATTTTCGATTCATTGCAATAGAAAACTAGGAGTAtgcaaaattgttgaaaattatactgaagtatttgaatgaaaaaaaactcGTAAGCAGGTAATATTTCCTCTCATAAGATGCTTTTTAAACAAAAGGGATTTTTatcttttcatgaaaatatctaaaggcaaaaaaataaattttgagccGTTTAACTGAACTTGGAATATTTACCTATAGCATAAACAAAAACATCTGATCCACCATGAACGCCTTCATCATTTAAAATACCAGTTTGCTGACTGTAGGTAAAATCTTCAGTATTATTTGGCACCTTTCGATCAATATTTGTACCATTTACAGTTAATTGGAAATTATTAACACCACCCACCGCATAATTTAAAGTTGTATAAggaatttgattaatttttgaaattcctgCAATTCCTAATACACTAGATCCACGTTCTGCATATCCACTAAATGTTAATCCATGCGCATGATCGGCTGTTACAATGATTAATGTATCATCAGTATCAACTATACTTAAAGCCTTTTTTATCGCATCGCTAAATACAGATGTTTCATCTAAAGCTCTGCGAGCTGTGCCACGATGATTTGCTTGATCAATTAATCCACCTTCTAcctaaaataatcataaaacttATACGATTTAAATACGTAAAGTTGGAAAATAGGAATAGAAGATTGTGTGTAATCATTTACAAGGTTAACTTctagttttgtttaaaacaacaactgaaatatacaaaaattaaaaaaacccccgacaaatgcagTTTTTTCCTTATGtagctttctccaaac includes:
- the LOC123299777 gene encoding mucin-5AC-like isoform X1 — protein: MPQLNNSSSQNRKQQIRVRESTALLPAAFVESPPPPLLKNEIVDLEYGELPSSGSSVKRGPGRPRIKPPKLLESEEELDSPVKRGPGRPRIKTPKMVEFEELWAQKKAVKAEGSNDGNQPKSSKRKDTSMESESISPPMKRIKLKPGPKTSILNRPFDCVQISEEMKQEIIKNQPILRLQRINECIVSIKSKKAPSIATKGNRRGTTYNATAMPNTPESVVREPVFIAVEDDNTDSNTVSHPIVDTNDTNISSSVMCRLCGVAGPNRFSLIGSRSERLNLLCHLKHYLNIEIFDEENLPLHVCPLCSQTIISFYKFHGRVKTATNRLQAVVNESTLNPQRSWESVPWYGDNILATATATNDYLTKKHLRKLEENKKGKTKNTSTKFVTTNIEKLFGNKTKSNGINPELIVEPVEDEDTENADDDVHDRDWLSSGSPSSIKSTPKSKQVSKKFDTSKNQIETITISDADEPVNPQKIITPKLALQPGQIQTIPRLVLAKPPAMTPKPTTINNTIPILNSPSTGDNASGSKTYLIPIQNLVNAGITGLNQGSPLKFALSANGQPILLQPAGANTIKFVPNSNISDKNLAPKPLASIKGITNNTIITSPPVNVNQILTTSNTSIPIKTISPVATIVPNASPNILKPKPASTIVVSQPKVQVKSQQSLNSPKTTSILSTTSTSSATLITPLKSTVTKTSSTPQMPVTRTLVKISTPVSKTTSTTSLTKATPTSTKSVSTPTKPISIPVKPTLNTTKLTTNTAKPTLTPPAKGNPLLLSGKTYANKAITSTTPKTIGSPITTSSISKRNSDMPDCLPLDPHEERKLNEDFQPPSKDDKYTYVVRMDRNIGEQPYFILTANPIKLKSPELTQNNVGIICKDVYKAEVEKKRVQDSEGNFSNIGLHCWAQHIVWLWQLKLPGNVSMYVKQSADKILEFGQRKRIDFAKKCFEVSKQICTEAAIKSKNQTPEAKKSVVIASPTLPKLIPKDILPKLVPKDVNKTNSAPKLLPKKDSSSSAVTSQQLVLIPATDISKTGNSTVTYVISSNSNVKLQNISKSSNPQNILSNVKLISSTSAKPISSSKQQPKSSSNVSDILQNVTILNAGNYEPGNDQTMDDIIETVEVSTADTTDTDDANKKADETNKVQLVYTDEDKEGDGMFDMECVSEDEDHDTSNNDTADDILKQATMDALGAEGIIESDDITKVQMEGIIESDDTTNIQIETIETLDFDPSTSEMVNIL
- the LOC123299777 gene encoding mucin-5AC-like isoform X2, which produces MPQLNNSSSQNRKQQIRVRESTALLPAAFVESPPPPLLKNEIVDLEYGELDSPVKRGPGRPRIKTPKMVEFEELWAQKKAVKAEGSNDGNQPKSSKRKDTSMESESISPPMKRIKLKPGPKTSILNRPFDCVQISEEMKQEIIKNQPILRLQRINECIVSIKSKKAPSIATKGNRRGTTYNATAMPNTPESVVREPVFIAVEDDNTDSNTVSHPIVDTNDTNISSSVMCRLCGVAGPNRFSLIGSRSERLNLLCHLKHYLNIEIFDEENLPLHVCPLCSQTIISFYKFHGRVKTATNRLQAVVNESTLNPQRSWESVPWYGDNILATATATNDYLTKKHLRKLEENKKGKTKNTSTKFVTTNIEKLFGNKTKSNGINPELIVEPVEDEDTENADDDVHDRDWLSSGSPSSIKSTPKSKQVSKKFDTSKNQIETITISDADEPVNPQKIITPKLALQPGQIQTIPRLVLAKPPAMTPKPTTINNTIPILNSPSTGDNASGSKTYLIPIQNLVNAGITGLNQGSPLKFALSANGQPILLQPAGANTIKFVPNSNISDKNLAPKPLASIKGITNNTIITSPPVNVNQILTTSNTSIPIKTISPVATIVPNASPNILKPKPASTIVVSQPKVQVKSQQSLNSPKTTSILSTTSTSSATLITPLKSTVTKTSSTPQMPVTRTLVKISTPVSKTTSTTSLTKATPTSTKSVSTPTKPISIPVKPTLNTTKLTTNTAKPTLTPPAKGNPLLLSGKTYANKAITSTTPKTIGSPITTSSISKRNSDMPDCLPLDPHEERKLNEDFQPPSKDDKYTYVVRMDRNIGEQPYFILTANPIKLKSPELTQNNVGIICKDVYKAEVEKKRVQDSEGNFSNIGLHCWAQHIVWLWQLKLPGNVSMYVKQSADKILEFGQRKRIDFAKKCFEVSKQICTEAAIKSKNQTPEAKKSVVIASPTLPKLIPKDILPKLVPKDVNKTNSAPKLLPKKDSSSSAVTSQQLVLIPATDISKTGNSTVTYVISSNSNVKLQNISKSSNPQNILSNVKLISSTSAKPISSSKQQPKSSSNVSDILQNVTILNAGNYEPGNDQTMDDIIETVEVSTADTTDTDDANKKADETNKVQLVYTDEDKEGDGMFDMECVSEDEDHDTSNNDTADDILKQATMDALGAEGIIESDDITKVQMEGIIESDDTTNIQIETIETLDFDPSTSEMVNIL